Proteins encoded within one genomic window of Paenibacillus rhizovicinus:
- a CDS encoding terminase large subunit domain-containing protein — protein sequence MDLLLDLAFSLDSFKIRVGEPMSAAEAEVYAEPISDEHMDEMERNLRSDPIKWALWKLKDPKGNPWKARWYQRRLIRDIMKGARRLAVRMGRRVGKTETMVIFCLWYAFHHKNARLVIAAPYENQIRLIFMRINEMINGCEELADAVTSNTKNPFIIQFGNGSSIMGFTVGATQGNAGASIRGQRADWIFMDEIDYMDRGGIDATTAIAVEDPKRIGIWCSSTPTGKRDFFYEVCTNPHTGYNSYHFPSMVNPDWDEQLEGELRATMTEQAYIHEVMADFGEETVGVFSKSAVERAKSQYLYSYRDLNLWERSQYEKQGMAVNDIVYFGPYTKTRPAPKAIRVGGVDWDKYANATQIVISEFDELHKKFRPTIRVEIPRGDFTYDNAVQKIIELNEIFDPKFWYIDAGHGEYQIEMLHKYGLDHPESGLLKKVKRVHFSQAIEIRDPGTREVEKKDAKNFMINQTSILLDRDQIILSPFDDMIWKQMMDYQVIRISQNGKPVYTSENEHALDAFMLTIMGFTLEFPDITKILEEIRVTRKALPVKHNQEKKLTEKVFGGNRDVYIPIKRAEREAKDNPAWHWNSVPLGYSKSGASNPWGRGSTAAKPSKRARF from the coding sequence ATGGATCTGCTATTGGATTTGGCCTTCTCGCTGGATTCATTCAAGATCAGAGTAGGTGAGCCAATGTCAGCCGCAGAAGCCGAAGTATATGCAGAACCGATTTCAGATGAACATATGGACGAAATGGAGCGGAATCTCCGCTCTGATCCCATCAAATGGGCGCTCTGGAAGCTGAAAGATCCAAAGGGTAATCCATGGAAAGCCCGTTGGTACCAGCGAAGACTCATCCGAGACATTATGAAAGGCGCACGCCGCCTAGCAGTTCGGATGGGACGACGGGTAGGAAAAACAGAGACAATGGTAATATTCTGTTTATGGTATGCCTTTCATCATAAGAATGCGAGGCTTGTCATCGCTGCGCCATATGAGAACCAGATTCGTCTCATTTTCATGCGGATCAATGAGATGATTAACGGCTGCGAGGAGCTGGCAGACGCCGTAACATCCAATACCAAGAATCCGTTCATCATTCAATTTGGTAACGGCTCGTCAATCATGGGTTTTACCGTCGGCGCCACCCAGGGTAATGCCGGTGCATCCATCCGTGGACAACGGGCCGACTGGATCTTCATGGATGAGATCGATTATATGGACCGTGGCGGCATCGACGCCACCACAGCCATTGCCGTCGAGGATCCGAAGCGGATCGGCATCTGGTGTTCTTCTACGCCAACAGGAAAACGTGACTTCTTCTATGAGGTCTGTACGAACCCTCATACCGGCTACAATTCGTACCACTTCCCATCCATGGTTAACCCAGATTGGGATGAGCAATTAGAGGGCGAGCTTCGTGCAACGATGACGGAGCAGGCGTATATTCACGAGGTAATGGCGGACTTTGGAGAAGAAACGGTCGGAGTATTCAGCAAATCGGCAGTTGAGCGAGCAAAATCGCAATATCTATATTCATATCGTGATCTGAACCTCTGGGAGCGGTCGCAGTACGAGAAGCAGGGCATGGCCGTGAATGACATCGTTTACTTCGGACCGTATACTAAAACTAGACCCGCTCCGAAAGCGATTCGAGTTGGCGGAGTGGACTGGGATAAATACGCAAATGCCACGCAAATCGTGATTTCCGAGTTCGACGAGCTGCACAAAAAGTTCCGTCCGACCATCCGGGTAGAGATTCCTCGAGGCGATTTTACCTACGACAACGCTGTTCAGAAGATTATTGAACTGAATGAAATCTTTGACCCGAAATTCTGGTATATCGATGCGGGTCATGGTGAGTATCAAATCGAGATGCTTCATAAGTACGGACTTGATCACCCGGAATCCGGGCTGCTTAAAAAGGTCAAGAGGGTCCATTTCTCGCAAGCCATTGAGATTCGAGATCCTGGTACTCGTGAAGTCGAAAAGAAAGACGCAAAGAACTTCATGATCAACCAAACTTCGATTCTCTTGGATCGGGATCAGATCATTCTTTCACCTTTTGACGACATGATCTGGAAGCAAATGATGGATTATCAGGTCATTCGGATCTCTCAGAATGGTAAGCCGGTTTATACCAGCGAAAATGAGCATGCGCTCGATGCCTTCATGCTGACGATCATGGGCTTTACGCTCGAGTTTCCAGATATCACAAAGATCCTTGAAGAAATCAGGGTAACACGTAAGGCATTACCCGTAAAACATAATCAGGAAAAGAAGTTAACGGAGAAAGTCTTTGGCGGCAACCGTGACGTCTACATTCCTATCAAAAGAGCTGAAAGAGAAGCAAAAGACAATCCGGCCTGGCACTGGAATAGCGTTCCGCTTGGATACTCCAAGTCAGGAGCGTCGAATCCGTGGGGTCGAGGGTCTACTGCAGCAAAGCCATCAAAAAGGGCCAGGTTCTAA
- a CDS encoding phage major capsid protein, whose protein sequence is MFNVNEMQLSEASQSVLKRMQRQLDLNEDWTQIPKSDLVSVKEALTTQDASILIPRVVTGMMREAAEPLYLGSQLLQTVRLTEGRSIEFPSIGAMRAHDIGESQSYLEETVDFQLHRTQEVKVGKSGMVVRVTDEMINDSQWDVIGILVRKAGEAMARLKEEKIFNQFSKHGHVVFDNDIRQKYHEAGTNGYDEAGNLNNTMSTEDLIDMFIAVMGNGFTPSDILMHPLTWSVFFKNDIMQSLSYAALGGSQITNLQINPEQVSGRIPFSINLNFTPFAPFNYETKKFDMYVVDKSNIGILLVKDPLSTEQFDDPMRDIQTIKVKERYGVGVLNEGKAVAVARNLAFEKTWPAPDRIRIVS, encoded by the coding sequence ATGTTTAACGTAAACGAAATGCAACTTTCCGAGGCGTCCCAGAGCGTCCTTAAACGTATGCAGCGTCAGCTGGACCTGAACGAAGACTGGACGCAAATCCCGAAAAGCGATTTGGTTTCTGTCAAAGAGGCCCTGACCACGCAGGATGCAAGCATCCTCATCCCTCGTGTCGTGACCGGCATGATGCGGGAAGCAGCAGAGCCGCTTTACCTCGGCTCCCAATTGCTGCAGACGGTTCGCCTGACGGAAGGTCGCTCCATTGAGTTCCCTTCGATCGGCGCAATGCGGGCCCACGATATCGGCGAAAGCCAATCCTACCTTGAAGAAACTGTGGACTTCCAACTCCACCGTACTCAAGAGGTGAAGGTCGGCAAGTCCGGTATGGTCGTTCGTGTAACCGACGAAATGATCAACGATTCCCAGTGGGACGTAATCGGCATCTTGGTTCGCAAAGCCGGCGAAGCGATGGCCCGACTGAAGGAAGAGAAAATCTTCAATCAGTTCTCCAAGCACGGCCACGTTGTATTCGATAATGACATTCGTCAGAAGTACCACGAAGCAGGTACAAACGGATACGATGAAGCGGGCAACCTGAACAACACGATGAGCACTGAAGATCTGATCGACATGTTCATTGCGGTAATGGGTAACGGCTTCACGCCGTCGGACATCCTGATGCATCCTCTGACTTGGAGCGTGTTCTTCAAGAACGACATCATGCAGTCGCTGTCCTACGCTGCACTTGGCGGCAGCCAAATCACGAACCTGCAGATTAATCCAGAACAAGTATCCGGTCGGATTCCGTTCTCGATCAATCTGAACTTCACGCCGTTCGCACCGTTCAACTACGAGACGAAGAAATTCGACATGTACGTGGTGGACAAGTCCAATATCGGCATTCTGCTGGTCAAGGACCCGCTTTCTACGGAACAGTTCGACGATCCGATGCGTGATATTCAAACGATCAAGGTCAAAGAGCGCTACGGCGTAGGCGTTCTCAACGAAGGTAAGGCCGTGGCGGTTGCCCGCAACCTGGCGTTCGAGAAAACATGGCCAGCTCCAGATCGTATCCGTATCGTCTCTTAA